AGaacttgtattttaatttggaTTAGCGTAGTAATACATACACAAAAAGTCGATGATTCTACCTGAGCAGTCGCACCTGTTGCTGCAATTGTTGTATTCGTTGCTGATGCTTTATCTTGTGCTTGATGTTGGAGCAGAATAGAACGAGACACTTGGTCTCTTGGCAGCCTTTCGCATGGTAACAACACAACGTTATCAGCTCTTTACACATAGGACAGTCGCCATTGGTCTTTCTCTCCTTGCAatactttatatgtatcaTCAGTCGCTTCATCTTCTGGCAATTCAATGTTGGTAGATGACACTTAGCATCTCTGCACTGGCAGGCATGCGTCAATGATTGAATGGATCTCTGTATCGATAATTTCCTGCGTTCGTAATTCTCCTATGTTGCAGAAACGAAAAAGATATGAGCACATTATAGGTTTATCCTAATTACAACAtggatatttttagaataagcTGACAAGTAACCTGTGGATTTGTTTGTTTCTTATCCGCAGGTGAAGGGTCATTATTCAAAGCAAAGCCAAGTTTTTCCATCGGATGTGGATGACCGTCCTTATCTTTACAATTTACACATAAATCGAAATTCTGTAATAAAATCGCAATTATAGTAAGCATGAAAGTTATGAAAAGTGGCAAGAGTATTTTTCTCCAAAGCAATCTAATACATACGTCACAAAGTGTACAATGGTATCTGGTCTCCACGTGACTTTTACagttattgcaaatataaataagcatGTTGAAGGAAAAACAACAAGGTgtgcttctcttcttcttctgtttTTTGGCTCCTGCTTGTTGTCAGAGatcaatataaagaaaacaagaaaGTAATCTGTATCTATATGCACGTGTGACAGGCACTATCgcgtaataaagatttttccgAAGTATACCCCGATAAGAAAAATCCTGATAGAAAATACAACCGATAGGAACCGATACAACCAAGATAGCCAAATGCTGTGAGGTTGCTGCCATGTTGCCAACAAGCAGCTTGTCGTTAATGCAACTAATTTTGACAAACTCGGAACAAGGTGAGACAGCATTATGCTTGTCGGGTTGAACtcatatgaattatatttctattaacagCAAATTGATTGCAACGTAACAACATCAATTTGTGAGGGATTTgtgacaattttatattgtcaATACTTCGTTAGCAAcgaaatacaattaaaaaactttatagcTTGATGACATATGTACACAATAACGGATGGAAATCATAATATATGTGTTGTTGCCGTCATGTTTGCAACATGATGCTCAAGATGAAACGATAAATCATTTATTGCTGTCATGTTGCTGACATGTTGCAGACAACATAACGTACCAATATTGCGGATCGTTTGCTCTTGAAATTGCGTCAACTGATTGCATGTATAAGCAGTCGTGTAGCTGTATTTGTAACGTGTTCTATTTCGATGTCAGCAAATTTACAGCAAATATGTGAAAACACATGCAATGCATTAGTTTGCTCAAAATATATGCTCTATCACGCTTGGCTATCTggaaatttgcaaaaaaatcttATCGTAACCTATCGTTTCACATTTTagttttcgacattttagttAGAAATGTTATCGTttcctatcatttttttccattctCGGTTGAAAGCGAATTCAATCGTTGGCATACGATAGAATTCttatagtaatttattgttttatatcgttttattgaaatttatcgggaaaaaatgattgaaaatcTATCGTAATCAATTGTGTGTtcataataaagaaaactcgAAGTTTTCTATCGACAACTacaattacgaaaaaaaacctataattattaatcatgTATCAACGATAGATGATTCAAAATGTATCTTATCGTAAAGTTGTAACAGAAAACGTTTCGCGATCTATCGTAAAATCACGACGGTACAAAGAAATGGTTTTCCATCTTATAGTTATTTATCGTACATCAACATACGACGACGTACGTACATCAACATCGACAAATCAAAACGGATCTTGTCGTTAAGAATGTTCTGGATCGAGTTTGTCAAAACGAAgttgatgaaaatttaatatcatattctgtattatttttcaaagttcgGGGCCAAATTTCAGATCGTTTCACAACTTagattgtttaaaaagtaatgacAAACACAGTAGGTTTGTCTAGAATTTTTGGGTAGGTGAGCGATAGAAAGAGAGTTCCTTTTAAGTATATTTCGTCTTTATTATACGCAGttagcttttaaaaaatatgctaacgtaaagaaattgatattaaCTAAAGAGTTTTTACATGAATTGAAATATAAGCAAAACAAATCAGTAATCAGTCCTGAAGATAGAATAGAgaataaaactgaaataaaaaaaccagATCTTACAGGACGGAATCAAGGTATCTAGATTACTGACTGAGAATGTGAGTCCGAAACTTATTGGAACGTAATGCTgattaagaaaaaagatagaaaaacgAAAAGGGGGGCTTCTGCATGAATGTCTGTCAGATCTGTAAgatactttaatttataataacaaaagtctttattttacaattatacatgTCCGGGAACATTCCCTCGTTAATTTACCGCAGGCCTTTAACCGATCTATCTCTTTATATTTCGCACGCACCTATGCTTATCTCTCTTCGAATTACTTTCTCTACTTCTCGCTCGGCGACTCGATTCTATTTGCCGCCTATCCGTGCCTTCCTTCAGAATGCGCGAAGGCTTTCCCCTACTCCATCTAACCTTCCGGGCTTTCCGCTTATTTTGGTGTTAACGCGATCCAACCGACTCATGCCTATtactatgtttacgcgagcgttacttctgtagtaacttatgataattccttcgcgtaaacgggattttccttcgcgtaaacggaattttgtagtaacttacgataatttactccgcgtaaacgagtgatatatcgcaagttactacagaagtaacgctcgcgtaaacgtagtatatctttatttgaaaatcgTATACTTATATCTATTCGAAAATCTTACAGATTGGTTCTTGGGCTAGAATCTTGAGCCAGAGCCACAAGAACGTAAGTCTCAGATCTTAAGACGAGAATGAAACCCAGCAGAGGTCCTTGTACTTTGATGACTAATGTCGATCTTCAATATGACGTCTTATGTATGGGAATCTCTCAAAGGCCCCGCTCGTTGGACTGGATTCCTCGCCTCGATCTTCGTTCACGGACCCCAGTCGTTGCAGCTCTCCTTTCCTGGTGGTGAGTCCACTCCTTGGTCATCCGAATCTCGCTCGGTCAGATTCCAAAACGCGTGCCGTTGAGATTAATCCGTCAAGAAAGGTAAAAGAATCGACTCGTCCAAAAGATCGCACCAAGTGCGGCCATGACACCTAAACGAGAGAAGGAGCCGAcctctgtgaagttggccggacaacttcaacgtatcgaactttaattaattggaatcgattggtggtcgtttggtggtctttGGTAGTCTAGTCCGATTGTTTGGTGGTTAGCcgttttcctgtaaaataaaaatgaaatttccggTGTaaagttagccggacaattttttttttcaactatttaacttttttatagctcattcgacgcggaatTGTTTGGTGGTTACGAATATCaccagtaaaacgtttggtagtcaaccgttttcccagaaaatagaaaaaaccgtatgcgcataatgccgGACATATCACCTCTGTGCCACTAGtcggaaaaattgtatttatcacccaaattgactttgatagggctcaatcgacgcggaatcgtttggtggtcacgaatatcatcattaaaacgtttggtagtcaatcgttttcctaagaaatagataaaaccgtactgtcacgccattggtcgcatgactccgtgacgttttagctcggtaatttgatggataaacattatttatcaatcaaattgactttcatacggctcaatcgacgcggaatcgtttggtggtcacaaATAtcatcagtaaaacgtttggtggtcaacccagaaaatagaaaaaaccgtatgctcgcgccattggtcgtataaCTTCGTGACATTAGttggataaatattatttatcaatcaaattgactttcatacggctcgtTCGactcggaatcgtttggtggtcacgaatatcgtcattaaaacgtttggtggtcaatcgttttctcagaaaatatgaaaattagaacgagccgtatgaaagtcaatttgattgataaataatatttatccaaCTAATGTCacagtcatacgaccaatggcgtaaGCGTAcggtattttctattttctgggaaaacggttgaccaccaaacgtttccgcgtcgattgagccgtatgaaagtaaatttgattgataaataatgtttatccatcaaattaccgagctaacgtcacggagtcatgcgaccaatggcgtgagggtacggttttttctatttcttaggaaaacgattgaccaccaaacgttttactgatgatattcgtgaccaccaaacgattccgcgtcgattgagccgtatgaaagtaaatttgattgataaataatgtttatccatcaaattaccgagctaactcacggagtcatgcgaccaatggcgtgacagtacggttttatctatttcttaggaaaacgattgaccaccaaacgttttaatggcgatattcgtgaccaccaaacgattccgcgtcgaatgagccctatcaaagtcaatttgggtgataaatacaatttttccgaCTAATGGCACAGAGTATGATATGTCcggcattatgcgcatacggttttttattagcatcttaaaataagaaccaACTATGAATACCAGCCCTCGCTCTGAGATCTCGGACAgagaaaaaattgaccaatcgcATTTAAACAATTTGGCAATTGACCAATGCGATTGGTTTAATTCTTTCTTACAAGATCTCAGAAcgatttctagcatcgtggacacattGGCCTCCAAGAATGCGGACGCAATCGGCATTAACGGAAACGAAACCGAAATGATAATATTACATGCAAATAATAGGTCGATCAGGGAAATAGTTAACATATTGCATGAAACCACTAATCACACGCAACTACACCACCAACTTATACTATAAATTCATTGCTTCAATCATAAAGTTGCGAAacaattaaacatattatagTTCATTTTGTggtctttattattattttattatacaacattaagtaaaaatagttaCAAAAAGACTTTATTTGGACGactttgacatttttaaaatggaCGTTTTTAGATGGTCGCAAAACGTCATTTTTTACGTTGAtgctcgacgctcattttcagcgatcaaaatcagaaaaaatgAAGTTGTATTTATTCAACATCCAGCGTTGACGCTGAATCATCGTTGATCGTCCCAATACAATCAAAAATGGACttcaaaatacgtaaaatattaattattttcaagtaatatcttcaagtaataattaatattgtatatatattttatttctaacgaTTTTTGCTCGCTGAAAATAAGATTGAGATTGAAATTTGAGCAAATCAGAGCAAAGTTCACTTGAGATCAGTTTTCTCTATTGAGTCTATtctaattgattaaatttcaatccaatctcaatcccaatcccaGTAGTCTGATATGGGCTTAAGAAATGACGTCTTACAAACGTCCATTAGCCGCCGACGTCATAAAACCATAAATGACTAAAAATAGACGCCATATGTTGTCTTCTGTAGAGTTCTAGATAATCTCGATTATAAGAGTAGAGATTACAAACCTTTTATCTTGCCGACCCACCATTTTTTACCTATCGTTTGAAAGTAACAAAGacagaatatatattagaacGAATCGCAGACCGGCCTTAGGTCCAAAACGGTTTGAGCTACTCTTATAATCTAGAGCTCTAGTCTTTTGACGTCACTTTGCTACTTGGGTTGTTGTTGGGGTTGATTGGGACCCAATGGGCCGCTAACTCCTCCACCATGCTGACCAAGTTGTTGTCGTTGCTTGATAAAGATTGTCATCAACGGTAGATTGCTCTTGAATATTTTGAGTATTTGATTCGGTTAATCGGGCGTATATGGGCTTCTGAGAATCTGCATAAACTGTTGAGGAGCGTCTGGTTGCTGCGGCATTTGCGCACCCATTGCCATCGGTTGAGCCTGATGCTGCGGCTGCTGCTGTTGGGATATCATATGCTGCAAACCAGGTTGTTGTTGTTGGGGTTGATTAGGACCCAATGGGCCGCCGACTCCCCCACCATGCTGACCAGGTTGTTGCTGATGAACAAGCGCAGTCTATTTATTAAGAAGATCAGAGAGTAATGAAATCTGTGTAATAATATggatacattatacatatatatatatatatattttaagtgtTAAGCATCTCACTCGTTGCTTGATAAAGGCGACTATCAACAGTGGATTGCTCTTGAGTATTTGGAGTGTTTGGTTCTGTTGGTCGGGTGTAAGTAGGCTCTTGAGAGTCTGCATCAACTGTTGAAGACCATGCTTCTGTAGTATAATGCCTCCCTGTGGACCGACCTGTCCAACCGGTCCGATCACGCCTGGTTGCCGCGGCATTTGCGCATCCATTGCCATCAGTTgaggctgctgctgctgctgctgcatcAGCTGCAGCTGCTGTTGCGCCAAGTTGGGATTTTGTTGCATCACACCCAGTCGCCTCCTATACGAGTAAACGCGAATATTGTCAAACGTTTtcgataaaagatatatagataGGTTGgctttatttaagtttaaaagtaaatacaaagtaaaataatttataacgataTATTATTCAGAGAAGAAACGATTAAAGTTAAGAAATAAGTCTTAGGAGCAAATTAAAACGTAGAGACATGCAAAAGAGGAGAATATTCACTCGtcctaatttaaataacattctgCGCATTTcgctatttaataaatattgataggggcaatacttaaaaaaaggCAATAGaacatgtattttaatttgcattagCGTAGTAATACATACACAAAAAGTCGATGATTCTACTAACCTGAGCAGTTGCGCCTGTTGTAATCGTTGCTGCAATTGCTGCTTTATCTTGTGCTTGATGGTGGAACAGAATGGAACGAGACACTTGGTCTCTTGGCAGTGTTTCGCATGATAACAACACAGCGCAATCAGCTGTTTGCATATAAGACACCCGCCATTGGTCTTTATCTTGCAATTCTTTGTATGCATCACCACTCGCTTCATCTTCTGGCAAGAACTCGGTAGACATCGTAGACGACAATTAGCATCTCTGCACTGGCAGGCATGCACCAATGATTGAATGCATCTCTGTATCGATAATTTCCTGCGTTCGTAATTCTCCTATGTTGCAGAAACGAAAAAGATATGAGCACATTATAGGTTTATCCCAATTACAACAtggatatttttagaataagcTGACAAGTAACCTGTGGATTTGTTTGTTTCTTATCCGCAGGTGAAGGGTCATTATTCAAAGCAAAGCCAAGTTTTTCCATCGGATGCGGATGACCGTCCTTATCTTTACAATTTACACATAAATCGAAATTCTGTAATAAAATCGCAATTATAGTAAGCATGAAAGTTATGAAAAGTGGCAAGAGTATTTTTCTCCAAAgcaatataatacatacgTCACAAAGTGTACAATGGTATCTGGTCTCCACGTGACTTTTACAGTTATTACAAGTGTAAACCATGTTGAAGAAAAAACAAGGTgtgcttcttttcttctgtTTTTTGGCTCCTGCCTGTTGTCAGAGatcaatatataaagaaaacgagaaagtaattttgtatctATGTGCACGTGTGACGGGCACTATCgcgtaataaagattttaccGAAGTATACCCCGATAAGAAAAATCCTAATAGAAAACGATAGGAACCGATacaatttggaaaaaaatcttatcgtttcctatcatttttttttcattctttgtTGAAAGCGGATTCAATCGTTGGCATACGATAGAATTCTTAAGCCAAATCTACAGTGTtctttgcttcctgttttCTACTCTTAACCTTTTTGCGACTATTTCGTATtaatttcgcaattccgtcgcgtaacgcgatgttttttgttctgtgtcgcccaagataaaaattgacgaacttcAGAAAAGACAAGAAACATCACGTTTACGCGAGTCGCGatggaattgcgaaatacgaaatagtcgcaaagaggttaagagcaaaaaacaggaagcaaagaACACATTGTAGATTTGGCTTTACagtattttattgttttctatCGTTTTATTGGAATTTATCTAGAAGAATGATTGAAAATCCATCATAATCAATTGTGTATTCATAATAAAGGAAACTCACAAAATCTTAAATGCTACGAAgttgatgaaaatttaatatcatatattcaTGTATTCTCTTTCAAAGTTCGGGGCTAAATTTCAGATCGTTTcacaatttagataaaaattatcaatttttgaaaaaatattcgagTTCTATAGAAAAgtgtaaacattaaaaaatgctaccaatataatattttacatacaagTAGGTCATCATAAACAAAAACGtagcaataaaatttgaaacaatttacaaaaatatttttttctaattttaataaaaattttgtttaaaaaattattttttaaaaatattatttgttgaataaaagagattttaatataaaatatattttgatgtcgaatactttttttaagtatGCGAGGTTCCTTGttggttaaaaaaaattaacttaccCAACCGTCCTAACATCGATCATGTATCTTTTCCCCTAGGACGgaacgtgaaaagtgaaaagtttatctctttctattcaataccaatagaaagaaatagttacatgaaatttttcacttttcacgtttccgctctagggaaaaagttacatgatcGATCCCTGAGATCTGAGATCGGAGCGGCTTGTGAACAATGTGAATGCCCAGATTGCCCAATGCCCAGTATGCCCGTCCCACGCCCACATGCTTGTGCTTGTAACTGCACGAAGAGCATCATCTGCACCCGTGGaattgggtgcgttcagccgatactccgctagcctagcaatcgtgagcagtcgctcgtttcctctttttttaatccattgggtcaaaggagaggaaacgagcgaaaacgagcgactgctcacgattgctaggctagcggagtatcggctgaacgcacccattgACCGATCACAGTCtattggcctagtttacaccgatctcttgatacgcgtatcaaatagtaaataactagtaaataagtctgattattggctgatcagttcaaatatactatttgatatgcgtatcaagagatcggtgtaaactaggccattaTTTTCCTTGCGGTCGAAGAATAATgaattgtgattggtcaattcttatgACTCCACATCCATTTTAGGGCCGGTCTACAATAAATGTTgtaagtcgtaagaattgGCCAATCACAGTTCATTATTCTTCAACCGTGAGGAGAATAATggaatgtgattggtcaattcttacgacttgGCCGGTATCatagtctccgattaacgtaatcctccgattaaactcttcgtctctttctaggggaacagttagaaagagatgcagagtgagtttaatcggaggatcacgttaatcggaaaCTATGATACCGGCTCTTATGACtaaggcccggtctacaatggatgtcggaagtcggattcgtaagaaattgaccaatcacaatctattattctccttgcggtcgaagaataatgaactgtgattggtcaatttcttacgactccgacttccgacatccattgtagaccgggccttaCAACAcccattgtag
This sequence is a window from Temnothorax longispinosus isolate EJ_2023e chromosome 11, Tlon_JGU_v1, whole genome shotgun sequence. Protein-coding genes within it:
- the LOC139821520 gene encoding histone acetyltransferase p300-like isoform X1 — its product is MVYTCNNCKSHVETRYHCTLCDNFDLCVNCKDKDGHPHPMEKLGFALNNDPSPADKKQTNPQENYERRKLSIQRCIQSLVHACQCRDANCRLRCLPSSCQKMKRVVMHTKNCKIKTNGGCLICKQLIALCCYHAKHCQETKCLVPFCSTIKHKIKQQLQQRLQQAQLLRRRLGVMQQNPNLAQQQLQLMQQQQQQPQLMAMDAQMPRQPGVIGPVGQVGPQGGIILQKHGLQQLMQTLKSLLTPDQQNQTLQILKSNPLLIVAFIKQRTALVHQQQPGQHGGGVGGPLGPNQPQQQQPGLQHMISQQQQPQHQAQPMAMGAQMPQQPDAPQQFMQILRSPYTPD
- the LOC139821520 gene encoding histone acetyltransferase p300-like isoform X2; amino-acid sequence: MVYTCNNCKSHVETRYHCTLCDNFDLCVNCKDKDGHPHPMEKLGFALNNDPSPADKKQTNPQENYERRKLSIQRCIQSLVHACQCRDANCRLRCLPSSCQKMKRVVMHTKNCKIKTNGGCLICKQLIALCCYHAKHCQETKCLVPFCSTIKHKIKQQLQQRLQQAQLLRRRLGVMQQNPNLAQQQLQLMQQQQQQPQLMAMDAQMPRQPGVIGPVGQVGPQGGIILQKHGLQQLMQTLKSLLTPDQQNQTLQILKSNPLLIVAFIKQRQQPGQHGGGVGGPLGPNQPQQQQPGLQHMISQQQQPQHQAQPMAMGAQMPQQPDAPQQFMQILRSPYTPD